TTCGGAATTTGACCATGATCTGGACAAAGCCCTGAAGTTTCTGATGCATAAGGGCATAGACGGGCTGATTGTCTCCTATGAAACAACCCAGAAAGACAGAACCCCAGAACTGCAGAAACATTATAATATCCCCCTGGTATTCATTAACCGAGACCTGTCTCCTCACTACCCTTCCATCATTCCTGACGATGAGGAAGCCGGACAGAATGCAGCACAGAATCTTTTTGATAACGGGGTCCGCTATCCGGTTATAATTGCAGGCCCGAATGACAGACCAGCCAGCTTTAACCGTGTGAGAGGTTTCAAAGAAAGATGGAACGGTCTTATGCTGAGGAACAATGAAGAAATACCAGTCTATACCGGTGATTTCACCTTTAATTCCGGAAGAAAAGGTGTTCAGGATCTCTTTAACGGCCGCTCTATAGACGGTGTGTTCTGCTGTAATGATTATATGGCAGCCGGTGCCATTGAAGAAATCAGGCTGATGGGGCTGCAGGTTCCCGGGGATGTGAAAATACTGGGCTTCGATAACAGGGAGTTCAGTGAATTCTGGCCGGTAACGATCAGTACCTTCTCTCTGCCTCTGCAGGAAATGGGAATTAAGAGTGCAGAAATACTGCTGGATATACTCAA
The Oceanispirochaeta sp. genome window above contains:
- a CDS encoding LacI family DNA-binding transcriptional regulator; translated protein: MKQAVKITDVAKDAGVSPSTVSHVLSGNRPIGEKTKKKVHEAIDRLGYIPNHNARSLKSNRSGIIGFYASDITESFVTHIIRGVEKKLNSEGETLLFCSGSEFDHDLDKALKFLMHKGIDGLIVSYETTQKDRTPELQKHYNIPLVFINRDLSPHYPSIIPDDEEAGQNAAQNLFDNGVRYPVIIAGPNDRPASFNRVRGFKERWNGLMLRNNEEIPVYTGDFTFNSGRKGVQDLFNGRSIDGVFCCNDYMAAGAIEEIRLMGLQVPGDVKILGFDNREFSEFWPVTISTFSLPLQEMGIKSAEILLDILKENKKPEQTIKCSSLLIERASTGQ